A genomic window from Prosthecobacter sp. SYSU 5D2 includes:
- the hrpB gene encoding ATP-dependent helicase HrpB — protein MSAPALPIFEIRDAVVSCLHDPKVPNLLIKAPTGSGKSTQVPQFVLDAGILKEGQRCIVLQPRRIAARMLAQRVARERNARLGGEVGYQVRFDNVTSRDTRLIYVTEGVMLRLLMEDPELSKVGCIVIDEFHERHLDGDLVLAWAIALQRARRPDLKIIVMSATLTPGPLTEFMQPVELLESKGRTFPVTVRYQSPNKNVRTNELEPVWEQAARACEALAAELGSSGDILVFMPGAFEIRKTMMTMQGRSFAKGRRIVALHGELSPQDQDAAVTPGEQPKIIVSTNVAETSLTIEGVRAVVDAGLARIASYDPRRGINTLTIQKISRASAEQRAGRAGRLGPGIALRLWPEREHIHRAESEAPEIQRLELGEALLALHVASAKARLEIEWFEKPAEAALARAEGLLHDLGAISQGRLTPTGLKMSAFPTHPRFSRMLLAASENGCVREAALCAAIAQGRDILMVGKNNASHKNEDFWEPGDLTEFQALLRAFIRAEAMNFDPQACIPLNVHAMASREAARSYDQFLRLAQRAGLVINDEVAEAESLAKTLLAAFSDHLGVETSGGSRIYRVAGGYSGNLAKDAHIKPPRLLVAAEITEVQGKALTVQLNLVTKVEEDWLREMFPDDFTVGKRAQYDAVNRRVMNLEEVRFRSLVLSSREKGEPDHNTAATLLADEVIAGRLTLTLWNERVEQWITRVNCLAKWMPDLEIPPITEEDRRIIIEQVCHGATAYRQLKDKDVFPALHQWLSHAQRDLLDRYAPERLNLKNGKTARIVYDEKQPPSVSVVLQQMYDVNENPKVAGGRVTVTVHLLSPAQRPIQTTGDIGRFWKEGYPAVRTQLRGRYPRHEWR, from the coding sequence ATGTCCGCCCCTGCCCTGCCTATTTTTGAAATCCGTGATGCCGTCGTTTCGTGCCTGCATGACCCGAAGGTTCCGAACCTGCTGATCAAGGCCCCGACGGGTTCAGGCAAGTCCACGCAGGTGCCGCAGTTTGTCCTGGATGCGGGCATTCTCAAGGAAGGCCAGCGCTGCATCGTGCTCCAGCCGCGCCGCATCGCCGCGCGCATGCTGGCACAGCGGGTGGCGCGGGAGCGCAATGCCCGGCTGGGCGGCGAGGTGGGCTATCAGGTGCGGTTTGATAATGTGACCTCCCGTGACACGCGGCTCATCTATGTGACCGAAGGCGTGATGCTGCGGCTGCTGATGGAGGACCCGGAACTGTCCAAGGTGGGCTGCATCGTCATTGATGAATTTCACGAACGGCATCTGGATGGTGATCTGGTGCTGGCTTGGGCCATCGCCCTGCAACGGGCGCGCCGGCCGGACCTGAAGATCATTGTCATGTCCGCCACACTGACCCCGGGGCCGCTGACGGAATTCATGCAGCCGGTGGAGCTGCTGGAATCCAAAGGCCGCACCTTCCCGGTGACGGTGCGTTATCAGTCACCTAACAAAAACGTACGGACGAATGAGCTGGAGCCCGTTTGGGAGCAGGCCGCACGCGCCTGCGAAGCTCTCGCTGCCGAGCTGGGAAGCAGCGGCGACATCCTGGTTTTCATGCCCGGTGCGTTTGAGATCCGCAAGACGATGATGACGATGCAGGGTCGCAGTTTTGCCAAAGGCCGCCGCATTGTGGCGCTCCATGGTGAACTTTCCCCGCAGGACCAGGATGCGGCGGTAACGCCCGGGGAGCAGCCGAAGATCATCGTCAGCACCAACGTGGCGGAAACCTCCCTCACCATCGAAGGCGTGCGCGCCGTGGTGGATGCAGGGCTGGCACGCATCGCCAGTTATGATCCGCGCCGTGGCATCAATACGCTGACCATTCAGAAGATCAGCCGCGCGAGTGCCGAGCAGCGGGCGGGGCGTGCAGGTCGTCTGGGCCCTGGCATCGCGCTGCGGCTATGGCCTGAGCGGGAGCACATTCATCGCGCGGAAAGCGAAGCCCCGGAAATTCAACGCTTGGAGTTAGGCGAGGCGCTCCTGGCCCTGCATGTGGCCTCGGCCAAGGCCAGGCTGGAGATTGAATGGTTTGAGAAACCGGCGGAGGCAGCCCTGGCACGGGCGGAGGGTCTGCTGCATGACCTGGGAGCCATTTCGCAGGGGCGGCTGACCCCCACAGGACTGAAAATGTCCGCCTTTCCCACACACCCGCGTTTTTCACGCATGTTGTTAGCCGCCTCTGAAAACGGCTGTGTAAGGGAGGCTGCCCTCTGCGCGGCCATCGCCCAGGGGCGGGACATCCTGATGGTGGGCAAGAACAATGCCTCGCATAAAAACGAGGACTTTTGGGAGCCGGGCGACCTGACGGAGTTTCAGGCGCTGCTGCGTGCCTTCATCCGCGCGGAGGCCATGAACTTCGATCCGCAGGCCTGCATTCCCCTGAATGTCCACGCGATGGCCTCGCGCGAGGCCGCACGCAGCTATGACCAGTTTTTACGCCTGGCCCAGCGGGCCGGCCTGGTCATCAATGACGAGGTGGCCGAGGCAGAATCTTTGGCGAAAACTTTGTTAGCCGCCTTCAGCGACCACCTGGGTGTGGAGACCAGCGGCGGCAGCCGCATCTACCGCGTAGCCGGTGGCTACAGTGGAAACCTGGCCAAGGATGCCCACATCAAACCGCCGCGCCTGCTTGTGGCGGCGGAGATCACGGAGGTGCAGGGAAAGGCGCTGACGGTGCAGCTCAACCTCGTGACCAAAGTGGAGGAGGACTGGCTGCGTGAGATGTTCCCGGATGACTTCACCGTGGGCAAGCGGGCGCAGTATGATGCGGTGAACCGCCGGGTGATGAACCTGGAGGAGGTGCGCTTTCGCAGCCTGGTGCTGAGCAGTCGTGAAAAGGGCGAGCCGGATCACAATACCGCCGCCACTCTGCTGGCAGATGAGGTCATCGCCGGACGGCTGACGCTGACGCTGTGGAACGAGCGTGTGGAGCAGTGGATCACCCGGGTGAACTGCCTGGCCAAATGGATGCCTGACCTCGAGATCCCGCCCATCACAGAGGAGGACCGCCGCATCATCATCGAGCAGGTGTGCCACGGCGCCACCGCCTACCGCCAGCTCAAGGACAAGGATGTCTTCCCGGCCCTGCACCAGTGGCTGAGTCATGCGCAGCGGGATCTGCTGGACCGCTATGCCCCTGAGCGGCTGAACCTGAAAAACGGCAAGACCGCCCGCATCGTCTATGATGAAAAGCAGCCGCCCAGCGTCAGCGTGGTGCTGCAGCAGATGTATGATGTGAACGAGAATCCGAAGGTGGCCGGCGGCCGCGTGACGGTGACTGTTCACCTCCTCTCCCCCGCCCAGCGCCCCATCCAGACCACCGGTGACATTGGCCGCTTTTGGAAGGAAGGTTACCCAGCCGTGCGCACGCAGCTAAGAGGACGCTATCCGAGGCATGAGTGGCGGTGA
- a CDS encoding NAD(P)-dependent oxidoreductase, whose protein sequence is MSQPTSIGILGLGIIGSRVAENLRQAGHDVHVWSHTAREVAGAQPSPQAVASVAKVIQIFVRDGEALIQAVRDMQPALTAEHVVINHATVSKEATLEAAALCQQSGAAFLDAPFTGSKMAAQNAKLVYYVGGSAEVLERVRPILEVSSTKILPLGEVGDAMVLKIVTNLVTAVTVKAVAEAAAITHSQGIPLPHLLTALENNANYSPLIGMKLPTIIKEDFEAHFSLRNMLKDADFARDLAAQASLPTPALDCTTEAMRSGVEAGQGDQDFSIIGKISA, encoded by the coding sequence ATGAGCCAACCTACTTCCATCGGCATTCTCGGACTGGGCATCATCGGCAGCCGCGTGGCTGAAAACCTGCGCCAGGCAGGGCACGACGTGCATGTCTGGAGCCACACGGCCCGCGAGGTGGCTGGGGCGCAGCCCAGCCCGCAGGCCGTGGCTAGCGTGGCGAAGGTGATCCAGATCTTTGTGCGTGATGGGGAAGCGCTGATTCAGGCGGTGCGCGACATGCAGCCAGCACTGACTGCGGAGCATGTGGTCATCAACCACGCGACCGTGAGCAAGGAGGCGACGCTGGAGGCGGCCGCCCTCTGCCAGCAGAGCGGAGCCGCCTTTCTGGATGCGCCTTTTACCGGCAGCAAGATGGCGGCGCAGAATGCGAAGCTGGTGTATTACGTTGGCGGCTCTGCGGAGGTGCTGGAGCGGGTGCGCCCCATCCTGGAAGTCTCCTCCACCAAGATCCTGCCGCTGGGTGAGGTGGGCGATGCGATGGTGCTGAAGATCGTCACCAACCTGGTCACGGCTGTCACGGTGAAGGCGGTGGCGGAAGCGGCGGCCATCACCCACAGCCAGGGCATTCCCCTGCCCCATCTGCTGACGGCGCTGGAAAACAATGCGAACTATTCCCCCCTCATCGGCATGAAGCTGCCGACCATCATCAAGGAGGATTTTGAGGCGCATTTTTCCCTGCGCAACATGCTGAAGGATGCGGACTTCGCGCGGGATCTGGCGGCCCAGGCCAGCCTGCCTACACCCGCGCTGGACTGCACGACGGAGGCGATGCGCAGCGGTGTGGAAGCTGGGCAAGGCGACCAGGATTTCTCCATCATCGGCAAAATTTCTGCCTAA
- a CDS encoding YfiR family protein: MDLLTRKTAQRGWTAAVLALLLLLLPGVPKVTAEAQINNREYSLKAVFLYNFCQFIDWPPQSFTTDKTPFVIGVLGSNPFGSLLSETVEGEMVRGRGIRLEYYKSPAEARNCHLLFISDAELARHPGVFTTLNGHSVVTVGESDTFLDKGGMIALTSEQNKIRVRIFLQPVSAAKVEISSKLLRIADIRR, from the coding sequence ATGGACCTTTTAACCCGTAAAACCGCCCAACGAGGATGGACTGCAGCAGTGCTGGCGCTGCTGCTCCTGCTGCTGCCGGGCGTGCCCAAGGTCACGGCCGAGGCCCAGATCAACAACCGGGAATACTCGCTGAAAGCGGTGTTCTTGTACAATTTCTGCCAGTTCATTGACTGGCCGCCCCAGTCTTTCACGACTGACAAGACCCCCTTTGTCATCGGCGTGCTGGGCAGCAACCCTTTCGGCTCGCTCCTGAGCGAGACCGTTGAGGGAGAGATGGTGCGCGGACGCGGCATCCGTCTGGAATACTACAAGAGCCCTGCGGAAGCACGAAACTGCCACCTCCTGTTCATCAGCGACGCGGAGCTGGCGCGCCATCCCGGCGTCTTCACCACTCTTAACGGCCACAGCGTCGTGACCGTCGGCGAAAGTGACACTTTTTTAGACAAAGGCGGCATGATCGCCCTGACCTCGGAGCAAAATAAGATCCGGGTGCGCATATTTCTACAGCCAGTCAGCGCGGCCAAAGTGGAAATTAGCTCCAAATTGCTTCGCATAGCCGATATAAGACGCTGA
- a CDS encoding ATP-binding protein: protein MIALRNAPIKRKLMVVLLLTTSLALVLMGGAVMAYEALTFSSALTNNTSVLARVIGSISTSSLAFADQEDATEVLSVLSAEPQITAAAIYDSQGKLFAQYPSMAGLRAIPAEPGADGSAFGAAHLIMFQPIMEKNKRLGTIYLRADLSEMYSRLFAYGGLVLIACVGAIIGSLAVSTTLQRLITRPIGLLAKTARAVSERQDYSVRATQYGSDEIGELTDAFNQMLTRIDEASSALADSEERLRLALEGSETGTWDWNLATNQMTWDDYMFPLYGIQKTDWDGSPQGFFSLIHGDDRFEVERQFKQAIVSQKDIHVAFRICGPNEEIRHMASRGRVFQDLHGKPVRMSGVSMDVTQAKQTEVALQNAKNNAEAANRAKDEFLAILSHELRTPLSPVLATLALLEEDKTTPAALQPDLEMIRRNVEVEARIIDDLLDVTRIARGKLELHSQTVDLRPLLIHAVNNYLRDPAAAKGVRVNLENEPDFPWIHADAARITQVLWNLLQNACKFTPENGSITIRAYNEKPAADPAAQPHLVIQVTDTGIGIDPEILPRIFDAFEQGERSRTRRFGGLGLGLAISRAIIGMHGGTLTASSGGKDLGATFTIRLPTQAEPSTRSLLPPVKPDQQPAPQASTRILLVEDHEDSAQQMARLLRRAGHQVTCATTLAEGLEKGLAGGFDLLISDLGLPDGSGHELMEQLAARRPLPAIALSGYGMEEDIKKSLVAGFARHLTKPVNWPELKAAIQTLTQTDEV from the coding sequence ATGATTGCCCTCCGCAATGCACCCATCAAACGCAAGTTGATGGTGGTCCTTCTTTTGACCACCAGTCTCGCGCTTGTCCTGATGGGTGGGGCGGTGATGGCCTACGAGGCGCTGACTTTCAGCTCGGCCCTGACAAACAATACCAGTGTGCTGGCCAGGGTGATCGGCTCCATCAGCACCAGCTCCCTGGCTTTTGCAGACCAGGAGGATGCCACGGAGGTGCTCAGCGTGCTTTCTGCCGAGCCGCAGATCACCGCTGCGGCCATCTATGACAGCCAGGGAAAACTGTTTGCCCAGTATCCCAGCATGGCGGGCCTGCGGGCCATACCCGCCGAGCCCGGGGCGGATGGCAGCGCCTTTGGTGCGGCCCACCTCATCATGTTCCAGCCCATTATGGAAAAGAACAAGCGCCTGGGCACCATCTACCTGCGGGCCGACCTCAGCGAGATGTATTCCCGGCTGTTCGCCTATGGCGGCCTGGTGCTCATTGCCTGCGTGGGGGCCATCATCGGCTCCCTGGCGGTCTCCACCACCCTGCAGCGGCTCATCACCCGGCCCATCGGCCTGCTGGCCAAAACGGCCCGTGCGGTCTCCGAGCGGCAGGATTATTCCGTCCGCGCCACGCAGTACGGCAGTGATGAAATCGGCGAGCTGACAGATGCCTTCAATCAGATGCTCACGCGCATTGATGAGGCCAGCTCCGCCCTGGCGGACAGTGAGGAGCGCCTGCGGCTGGCCCTGGAAGGATCTGAAACGGGTACCTGGGACTGGAATCTGGCCACCAACCAGATGACCTGGGATGACTACATGTTTCCGCTTTATGGCATTCAAAAAACGGACTGGGACGGCTCGCCCCAGGGTTTTTTCTCGTTGATCCATGGAGATGACCGTTTTGAAGTGGAGCGGCAGTTTAAACAGGCCATCGTCAGCCAGAAAGACATCCACGTGGCCTTCCGCATTTGCGGTCCCAATGAAGAAATCCGGCACATGGCCAGCCGCGGCCGCGTCTTCCAGGATCTGCACGGGAAGCCGGTCCGCATGAGCGGCGTCAGCATGGACGTCACCCAGGCCAAGCAGACGGAGGTGGCCCTGCAAAATGCCAAAAACAACGCCGAGGCGGCCAACCGTGCCAAAGATGAGTTTCTGGCCATCCTCAGTCATGAACTGCGCACGCCGCTCTCCCCCGTGCTGGCCACGCTGGCCCTGCTGGAGGAGGACAAAACCACGCCTGCAGCCCTGCAGCCGGACTTGGAAATGATCCGCCGCAATGTGGAGGTGGAGGCGCGGATCATTGATGATCTGCTGGATGTCACCCGCATCGCCCGGGGCAAGCTGGAACTGCATTCGCAGACGGTGGACCTGCGACCGCTGCTGATCCATGCGGTGAACAATTACCTGCGTGACCCTGCCGCAGCGAAAGGCGTGAGGGTGAACCTGGAGAATGAACCTGACTTTCCGTGGATCCATGCGGATGCCGCCCGAATCACCCAGGTGCTGTGGAACCTGCTGCAAAACGCCTGCAAATTCACCCCGGAAAATGGCAGCATCACCATCCGCGCTTACAATGAGAAACCGGCCGCTGACCCGGCCGCCCAGCCGCACCTGGTCATCCAGGTGACCGATACGGGCATCGGCATTGATCCGGAAATCCTGCCACGCATTTTTGATGCCTTTGAGCAGGGGGAGCGCTCCCGCACACGCCGCTTCGGCGGTCTGGGGCTGGGCCTGGCCATCAGCCGGGCCATCATTGGCATGCACGGCGGCACCCTCACCGCCAGCAGTGGCGGAAAGGATCTCGGCGCCACCTTTACCATCCGCCTGCCCACCCAGGCAGAGCCCTCCACCCGCAGTTTGCTCCCACCGGTCAAGCCTGACCAACAGCCCGCGCCCCAGGCGTCCACGCGCATCCTTCTGGTGGAAGACCATGAGGACAGCGCCCAGCAGATGGCGCGTCTGCTCAGGCGTGCCGGTCATCAGGTCACCTGCGCCACCACCCTTGCAGAAGGGCTGGAAAAAGGCCTGGCGGGCGGCTTCGATCTCCTGATCAGCGATCTCGGCCTGCCGGATGGCAGCGGGCATGAACTCATGGAGCAGCTCGCCGCCCGGCGTCCGCTGCCAGCCATCGCCCTCAGCGGCTACGGCATGGAGGAAGACATTAAAAAAAGCCTGGTGGCAGGCTTCGCACGCCATCTGACCAAACCCGTCAACTGGCCGGAACTGAAAGCGGCGATCCAGACGCTCACCCAGACGGACGAAGTCTGA
- a CDS encoding ATP-dependent RecD-like DNA helicase, whose translation MNRDASPAPTETLHGLVERVVYHTEETGYCILKVLPQGRREAVSLIGKSPRVVAGEQFEAVGRWEATRDYGQQFKAEKLKLTRPDSREGIEKYLGSGLIEGIGPAYAKRLVKKFGKDIFEIIENESAKLEGVEGIGKKRRQEIRESWMKQKSVHNIMLFLHQNGISSSRALRIHKTYGDEALSVLTTNPYRLAQDIHGIGFKTADGIAHQMGVAKDAPERLRAGILHVLETAASSGHCCAPERYVLEQTVQLLGCAEELVPTEVEALIASTLLERHALHGADFLYLPHLRAAEQSIARSIRELTRQPASYPPMDVDKLMAQAALDTGKVLADSQQRAVKEALKNRCLIITGGPGVGKTTILRTILAILGKQQVKRVLAAPTGRAAKRLNESTGLEAKTLHRLLEYQGTGTWGRHRGKPLTGDLFVVDECSMLDAPLMAQFLSALPEGAHLLLVGDADQLPSVGPGMVLNDLIASGQVPCVQLTEIFRQAATSRIITSAHEMNRGRVPDLKPQRDGDFFFLETQSPEETRDLIVQLAHQRLPAKYKFDPIQDIQVLTPMNRHILGTRSLNEALQAALNPPSELKYELERFQTTYRVGDKVIQTQNNYDKEVFNGDIGHIVSIETEPLKLYVRFESERLIEYEPGELDELQLAYALTIHKSQGSEFPCVIIPVSTQHYVLLERSLIYTAITRARKLVVLVGDPRALSLAVGRQESRKRWTGLTVAMESFSGSHRAGLKIAAI comes from the coding sequence ATGAACCGTGATGCCTCTCCAGCCCCCACCGAGACCCTGCATGGGCTGGTGGAGCGGGTGGTGTATCACACGGAGGAGACGGGTTATTGCATCCTGAAGGTCCTCCCCCAGGGGCGGCGCGAGGCGGTGAGCCTGATCGGCAAATCTCCGCGTGTGGTAGCGGGGGAGCAGTTTGAAGCCGTGGGCCGCTGGGAGGCCACGCGTGACTATGGGCAGCAGTTTAAAGCGGAGAAGCTGAAGCTGACGCGGCCGGACTCCCGCGAGGGCATCGAGAAGTATCTGGGCAGCGGGTTGATTGAAGGCATCGGCCCGGCGTATGCGAAGCGGCTGGTGAAGAAATTCGGCAAGGACATCTTCGAGATCATCGAGAACGAGTCGGCCAAGCTGGAGGGTGTGGAGGGCATCGGCAAAAAGCGGCGGCAGGAGATCCGCGAGTCGTGGATGAAGCAGAAGTCCGTGCACAACATCATGCTGTTTCTGCACCAGAACGGCATCAGCTCCTCGCGGGCGCTGCGCATCCACAAGACCTATGGGGATGAAGCGCTTTCGGTGCTGACGACGAACCCTTACCGGCTGGCGCAGGACATCCACGGCATCGGGTTTAAAACGGCGGACGGTATCGCGCATCAGATGGGTGTGGCGAAGGATGCGCCGGAGCGATTGCGGGCGGGGATCTTGCATGTGCTGGAGACGGCGGCCAGCAGCGGCCATTGCTGCGCGCCGGAGCGTTATGTGCTGGAGCAGACGGTGCAGCTTTTAGGCTGTGCGGAGGAACTGGTGCCAACGGAGGTGGAGGCGCTCATCGCGAGCACTTTGCTGGAGCGGCATGCGCTGCATGGAGCGGACTTTTTATACCTGCCGCATCTGCGCGCGGCGGAGCAGAGCATCGCCAGATCCATCCGCGAGCTCACCCGCCAGCCCGCGTCTTATCCGCCGATGGATGTGGACAAGCTGATGGCGCAGGCGGCGCTGGATACGGGCAAGGTGCTTGCGGATAGCCAGCAGCGGGCGGTCAAAGAGGCATTGAAAAATCGCTGTCTCATCATCACCGGCGGGCCCGGCGTGGGCAAAACGACCATTCTGCGGACGATCCTGGCCATCCTGGGTAAGCAGCAGGTGAAGCGGGTGCTGGCCGCGCCCACAGGCCGGGCGGCGAAGCGGCTGAACGAAAGCACGGGGCTGGAGGCGAAGACGTTGCATCGTTTGTTAGAATACCAGGGCACCGGCACCTGGGGAAGGCATCGGGGCAAGCCGCTGACGGGAGATCTTTTCGTGGTGGATGAATGCTCCATGCTGGATGCACCGCTGATGGCGCAGTTCCTCTCTGCGCTGCCGGAGGGCGCACATCTGCTGCTGGTGGGGGATGCGGACCAGCTTCCCTCCGTGGGGCCGGGCATGGTGCTGAATGACCTCATCGCCAGCGGCCAGGTGCCGTGCGTGCAGCTCACCGAGATCTTCCGCCAGGCTGCGACCAGCCGCATCATCACCAGTGCCCATGAGATGAACCGGGGCCGCGTTCCGGACCTGAAACCGCAGCGCGATGGCGATTTCTTTTTCCTGGAAACACAGTCACCGGAGGAAACCCGCGACCTTATCGTGCAACTGGCGCATCAACGGCTGCCGGCGAAGTACAAGTTTGATCCCATCCAGGACATCCAGGTGCTGACACCGATGAACCGTCACATCCTGGGCACCCGCAGCCTGAATGAGGCGCTGCAAGCTGCGCTGAATCCGCCCAGTGAGCTGAAGTATGAACTGGAGCGTTTTCAGACCACCTACCGCGTGGGCGACAAGGTCATCCAGACGCAAAACAACTATGACAAGGAAGTCTTCAATGGCGACATTGGCCACATTGTCAGCATCGAGACGGAGCCGCTGAAACTCTACGTGCGCTTTGAAAGCGAGCGCCTGATTGAATACGAACCGGGGGAGCTGGATGAGCTACAACTGGCCTACGCGCTGACCATTCATAAAAGCCAGGGCAGCGAATTTCCCTGTGTGATCATTCCGGTGAGCACCCAGCATTACGTTTTGCTGGAGCGCAGCCTCATTTACACGGCCATCACCCGGGCGCGAAAGCTGGTGGTGCTAGTCGGAGATCCGCGTGCGCTCAGCCTGGCGGTGGGCAGGCAGGAAAGCCGGAAAAGGTGGACGGGACTGACGGTCGCAATGGAATCATTCAGCGGCAGTCATCGGGCTGGCTTAAAAATCGCCGCCATTTAA
- a CDS encoding TonB-dependent receptor produces MLCTMLAGGSCSMTMGQVTEDYAPATLKRLPLEQLMDLEITSVSRRPESMLKAASAIDVITDEDIRRYGATNLPDTLRLATGLHVAQVTGSNWAITSRGFNSTTANKMQVLMDGRSLYTPLYAGVFWDVQHTFLPDIEQIEVIRGPGATLWGANAVNGVINIRSKHARDTQGWMMQGGTGNEDRGFGGVRYGGKIGDSTYYRAYVTTLNRDSLSQEFSGTDLEDEYSLTKGGFRLDSAISDTDELTFQGDLYTGRFGAGLADDVEVGGGNLMLRWTRHISSEESLSIQAYYDHTHRELPGVLGETRKTYDLEFQHNFKLSPRQDFVWGLNLRSSHDDITDQGPGSAFIPASEVLYLYSGFLQDEIHLMPDVLTLTLGSKFEYNTFSGFEYQPSIRFAFTPTNTQTFWGAVSRAVRTPSRIDQDYLIPNPDFATPLLLSNRDFESEVTIAYELGYRAKWRSNLTTDLALFYNDHDNVRSLEPVGAAAFPIILANGVEGESYGAELDVKWQPAAWWRINVGYTLMQTYLRRSPGSRDANGGAGERNDPNHILVARSSMDLPGNLELDVTFRHVDELAQATLSDTPSYSTFDLRLGWQATKDLELAIVGRNLLDEAHPEFRRVPTREVGRSVYLMATWTF; encoded by the coding sequence GTGCTTTGCACGATGCTGGCTGGCGGGTCCTGTTCTATGACGATGGGGCAGGTAACGGAAGACTATGCGCCCGCGACGCTCAAGCGGCTGCCGCTGGAGCAGCTCATGGATCTGGAAATCACCTCCGTCTCCCGGCGGCCGGAATCCATGCTCAAGGCGGCCAGTGCCATTGATGTCATTACGGATGAGGACATTCGCCGGTACGGGGCCACGAATCTGCCGGACACTCTGCGGCTGGCCACCGGGCTGCATGTGGCGCAGGTGACGGGGTCCAACTGGGCCATTACCTCCCGAGGTTTCAATTCGACGACGGCCAACAAGATGCAGGTGCTGATGGATGGCCGCAGCCTTTACACGCCGCTGTATGCCGGGGTGTTTTGGGACGTGCAACATACCTTCCTGCCGGACATCGAGCAGATCGAAGTCATCCGGGGCCCTGGGGCCACCCTGTGGGGGGCCAATGCGGTCAATGGCGTCATCAACATCCGCTCCAAACACGCCCGCGACACCCAGGGCTGGATGATGCAGGGCGGAACTGGCAATGAGGACCGGGGATTCGGCGGGGTGCGCTATGGCGGGAAGATCGGCGACAGCACCTATTACCGCGCCTATGTGACCACGCTAAACCGGGACAGCCTGAGCCAGGAGTTCAGCGGAACGGATTTGGAAGACGAATACAGTCTGACCAAGGGCGGTTTCAGGCTGGATTCGGCAATCTCCGATACAGATGAACTGACCTTCCAGGGGGATCTTTACACCGGGCGCTTCGGAGCCGGACTGGCGGATGACGTTGAGGTCGGCGGCGGCAATCTGATGCTCCGCTGGACGCGACATATTTCTTCTGAGGAAAGCCTTTCTATCCAGGCTTATTATGACCACACGCATCGGGAGCTTCCTGGCGTGTTGGGGGAGACCCGCAAAACTTATGACCTGGAGTTCCAGCACAATTTTAAGCTCAGTCCGCGTCAGGATTTCGTCTGGGGACTCAATCTGCGGTCCTCGCATGATGACATCACCGACCAAGGTCCCGGATCGGCTTTTATACCGGCCAGTGAGGTGCTTTATCTATACAGCGGCTTTTTACAGGATGAAATCCACCTGATGCCGGATGTGCTGACGCTGACTTTGGGGTCCAAGTTTGAATACAACACCTTCAGCGGTTTTGAATACCAGCCCAGCATCCGCTTTGCCTTTACCCCCACGAACACGCAGACTTTTTGGGGGGCGGTTTCACGGGCGGTGCGTACGCCGTCACGTATTGACCAGGATTATCTCATCCCCAATCCGGATTTCGCCACGCCTTTATTGCTCAGCAATCGTGATTTTGAATCTGAAGTGACGATTGCCTACGAACTCGGTTACCGCGCTAAATGGCGTTCTAATCTCACCACTGACCTGGCACTCTTCTATAATGATCACGATAATGTACGAAGCCTGGAGCCAGTAGGCGCGGCCGCGTTTCCTATTATTTTAGCCAACGGTGTCGAGGGGGAGTCTTATGGAGCCGAACTGGATGTGAAGTGGCAGCCTGCTGCTTGGTGGCGGATCAACGTGGGCTATACGCTGATGCAAACGTATCTGCGTCGCAGTCCCGGCAGCAGGGACGCCAATGGGGGTGCCGGGGAGCGCAATGATCCTAACCACATCCTCGTGGCCCGCTCCTCCATGGACCTGCCGGGGAACCTGGAACTGGATGTCACCTTCCGGCATGTGGACGAGCTGGCCCAGGCGACACTGTCCGATACACCGTCCTATTCCACCTTTGACCTGCGGCTGGGCTGGCAGGCGACGAAGGACCTGGAGCTGGCCATCGTGGGGCGGAATCTGCTGGACGAAGCGCATCCGGAATTTCGGCGGGTCCCGACCCGTGAAGTGGGTCGCAGTGTTTATCTCATGGCCACATGGACCTTTTAA